A genome region from Vibrio tapetis subsp. tapetis includes the following:
- the istB gene encoding IS21-like element helper ATPase IstB, with translation MNQINEQLKALRLGHAAQALEQQREQLSTYAELAFEERLSLLLESELLNRNQTKIQRLKRQAKLRVDAQASQIIYKEGRGLMRSQMSELLTGIYLHKHQNILITGPTGAGKTYIACALSAQACEQQHSVRYYRLSRLLDDLSSGRLDGTYQKQLLALSKKGLLVLDDWGMEKLTQDHAGHLLELLEDRYQVSSTMMISQLPVKEWYNMIGNATVADAVLDRLIHNSHRLELGGESMRKLAQSDQLE, from the coding sequence ATGAACCAGATAAATGAACAACTAAAAGCACTTCGCCTTGGTCATGCAGCACAAGCTTTAGAGCAGCAACGTGAGCAGCTATCCACTTACGCAGAGCTAGCGTTCGAAGAAAGGTTAAGCTTACTTCTAGAGAGTGAGTTGCTTAACCGAAACCAAACTAAGATCCAAAGGCTCAAGCGACAAGCCAAGCTCAGAGTAGATGCGCAGGCAAGCCAAATTATTTACAAAGAAGGGCGAGGTCTAATGCGGAGTCAGATGAGTGAACTTCTGACAGGAATCTATCTGCACAAACATCAAAATATCTTGATCACTGGCCCTACAGGAGCAGGAAAAACCTATATCGCTTGCGCTTTATCGGCTCAGGCTTGCGAGCAGCAACATAGCGTTCGATATTACCGTTTGAGTCGCTTACTGGATGATCTAAGTTCAGGCCGTCTTGACGGCACATATCAAAAACAGCTACTGGCACTATCGAAAAAAGGCTTACTCGTCCTAGATGACTGGGGAATGGAAAAGCTCACTCAGGATCATGCAGGTCATTTACTGGAGTTACTTGAAGACAGATATCAGGTCAGCAGCACGATGATGATAAGCCAACTTCCTGTAAAAGAATGGTACAACATGATAGGTAACGCCACGGTTGCTGATGCTGTTTTAGACCGATTAATCCATAACAGCCACCGATTAGAACTAGGAGGGGAATCAATGAGAAAACTGGCGCAATCCGATCAGTTAGAGTAA